Proteins from a single region of Osmerus eperlanus chromosome 26, fOsmEpe2.1, whole genome shotgun sequence:
- the LOC134012680 gene encoding obscurin-like protein 1, with product MGDKSGGKVAAAMNRIQVVKGLEDLEVCESDSCVFEVTLSLAYIDGLWLKDGVRLKSKPTCRISAHGKRHTLELTRVIIGDTGLFSFQADGVQSSGRLTVTARDIKIVKELEDANVMERQSVSFLCKVNFEDVDGRWYRDSSRIRPSDNIKIRHDGEEYSVLYHNR from the exons ATGGGAGACAAGTCTGGTGGAAAAGTAGCGGCTGCAA TGAACCGGATCCAGGTGGTGAAGGGCTTGGAGGatctggaggtgtgtgagagtgacagCTGTGTGTTCGAAGTGACCCTCAGCCTGGCCTACATTGATGGCCTCTGGTTGAAGGACGGTGTCAGACTGAAGTCTAAGCCCACATGTCGTATCAGCGCCCATGGGAAGCGACACACCCTGGAGCTAACCCGGGTGATCATAGGAGACACTGGTTTGTTCTCCTTCCAGGCTGATGGAGTGCAAAGTTCAGGCAGACTTACAGTCACAG CCAGAGACATCAAGATCGTGAAAGAGCTGGAGGATGCTAATGTGATGGAGCGCCAGAGCGTGTCCTTCCTGTGCAAGGTCAACTTTGAGGATGTGGACGGACGCTGGTACAGAGACAGCAGCCGGATCAGACCCAGCGACAACATCAAAATCAGACACGACGGTGAGGAATACTCGGTGTTGTACCACAATCGGTGA